In one Niveibacterium umoris genomic region, the following are encoded:
- a CDS encoding alpha/beta hydrolase: MIRIVLCIVLSLCAATASADGTLFRVPTREGITTTVFWEATPGASATVLLFPGGGGGFGQVENGKPTGRNFLVRSEAEFVAQGFNVAIFGRPSDSQDLDYADRIAEPHMTDVARMLAFVREQSPLPVWLVGTSRGTVSATAAAIRHGDQIAGLVLSSSVVSSKKPGAVPTQNLAAVTMPTLVLHHSKDACPVCDPGLVPAILRGLTNARVKKLVMVSGGDNPTGNVCEALHWHGYIGMEREAVGVIGAWIKAPGN, from the coding sequence ATGATCCGGATCGTCCTGTGCATCGTACTCAGCCTTTGCGCGGCCACAGCCAGCGCCGACGGCACGCTGTTCCGCGTTCCGACGCGTGAGGGCATCACCACCACCGTATTCTGGGAAGCGACGCCGGGCGCCTCCGCCACGGTGCTGCTGTTCCCGGGCGGGGGTGGCGGCTTCGGGCAGGTCGAAAACGGCAAGCCGACCGGCCGCAACTTCCTCGTGCGCAGCGAGGCCGAGTTCGTCGCGCAGGGCTTCAACGTCGCGATCTTCGGCCGCCCGAGTGATTCGCAGGATCTCGACTACGCCGACCGCATCGCCGAGCCCCACATGACGGACGTCGCGCGCATGCTGGCCTTCGTGCGCGAGCAGTCGCCGCTGCCGGTGTGGCTGGTCGGCACCAGCCGCGGCACCGTCTCGGCCACCGCCGCGGCGATCCGCCATGGCGACCAGATCGCCGGCCTGGTACTGAGTTCCAGCGTCGTCAGCAGCAAGAAGCCGGGCGCGGTGCCGACGCAGAACCTCGCCGCCGTCACCATGCCGACACTCGTCCTCCACCACAGCAAGGACGCCTGCCCGGTCTGCGATCCCGGCCTCGTACCGGCCATCCTGCGCGGCCTGACAAACGCGCGCGTGAAAAAGCTCGTCATGGTCAGCGGCGGCGACAACCCCACAGGCAACGTCTGCGAGGCATTGCACTGGCACGGCTATATCGGCATGGAGCGCGAGGCGGTGGGGGTGATAGGCGCGTGGATCAAGGCGCCGGGGAATTGA